From the genome of Ptychodera flava strain L36383 chromosome 22, AS_Pfla_20210202, whole genome shotgun sequence, one region includes:
- the LOC139122658 gene encoding annexin-B12-like, whose amino-acid sequence MATSSEGEGSIKPKAGFNSQNEAEVLRNAMKGLGTDEQTIIQVVTSCSNEQRQQISKDYKRMFGRILVEDFESELSGNFKKIVVALMLSAPQFDAAELKRAMKGLGTDETALIEIMCTRTNAEIQAIKKDYGKDLEDDLRSDTSGHFRKLMVSMSVGGRDEKAGVDVAKAKDDAKALYDAGEQQRGTDESRFNVILATRSFEQLRATFDEYAKISKKDIEKAIKSEFSGDIEQGLLTIVKCARNKAAYFAEQLYKSMKGLGTNDDTLIRVVVSRCEKDLVQIKHEFQRMYSQPLSQFIADDTSGDYKKLSSLSSEINHQVHIELK is encoded by the exons ATGGCTACGTCATCTGAG GGAGAAGGTTCTATCAAACCAAAGGCAGGCTTTAACAGTCAAAATGAGGCTGAAGTTTTGCGGAACGCCATGAAAGGTCTTG GAACCGATGAGCAAACCATTATTCAAGTTGTAACATCATGTAGCAATGAACAGCGACAgcaaatatcaaaagattacaaAAGAATGTTTGGCCGG ATATTGGTAGAAGACTTCGAGAGTGAACTGAGTGGTAACTTTAAGAAGATAGTCGTGGCACTGATGCTGTCTGCACCACAATTCGATGCTGCCGAATTGAAAAGAGCAATGAAG GGTCTCGGAACTGATGAAACTGCACTGATTGAAATCATGTGCACCAGAACCAACGCTGAAATACAGGCCATTAAAaagg ATTACGGCAAAGATCTTGAAGATGACTTGAGATCAGATACATCTGGACATTTCAGAAAGTTGATGGTTTCTATGTCAGTAGGAGGCAGAGACGAGAAAGCAGGGGTTGATGTTGCTAAAGCTAAGGATGATGCCAAG GCATTGTACGATGCCGGCGAGCAGCAACGTGGGACAGATGAATCAAGATTCAACGTCATTCTAGCAACAAGAAGTTTTGAACAGTTGCGTGCGACATTTGATGAGTACGCCAAGATATCCAAGAAAGACATTGAAAAAGCAATTAAGAGTGAGTTTTCTGGAGACATTGAGCAGGGCCTGCTAACCATCG tgaaaTGCGCGCGCAACAAAGCCGCATACTTTGCAGAGCAACTGTACAAATCCATGAAG GGACTTGGCACAAATGACGACACTTTGATACGTGTGGTTGTGTCGCGATGTGAAAAGGACTTGGTGCAAATCAAACATGAATTCCAAAGAATGTATTCACAGCCTCTGTCACAGTTCATCGCT GATGATACATCTGGTGACTACAAGAAACTCTCCTCGCTATCGTCGGAAATTAATCACCAAGTGCACATTGAATTAAAGTGA